In Deltaproteobacteria bacterium, the DNA window CAGCTCCTCGACCTCGCGCAGCGTGGGCAGATCGTCGAGCTTGAGCAGGCCGAACACTTCGAGGAAGCGCTTGGTGGTCGCGTAGACGAGCGGACGGCCCGGCACTTCGCGATGGCCGGCGATGCGCACGAGCTTGCGGTCCACCAGCGACTTCAGCACGGGCCCCGCATCGACGCCGCGCACGTGCTCGACCTCGGCGCGCGTCACGGGCTGTCGGTACGCGATCACCGCGAGCGTCTCGAGCGCCGCGCGCGTCAGCCGCAGCGCACGCTCGCGGTGCAGCGCGCGCAGGTACGGTGCCACGCTCGCGCTCGTGCGCAGCTGGTAGCCGCCCGCGACCTCGCAGATCTCGAGCGCGCGGCCCTGCTCTTCGTACTCGCGCGTGAGCTCGGCGACGATGCCGGCGACCTCGCTGGCTTCGAGGCCGGGCACGATCTCGGCGAGGCGCGCCGCGCTCACCGGCTCGCCGCCCGCCACGATCAGCGCCTCGACCAGCTGCTTCTGCTGCGCGCGTTCCATCACAGCCCCTCCACGGCGCGCGGGTCTTCCGCAATGCGCCGCCGCCATTCGTCCGCACCTTCTTCCGAGCGCCGCAGCCGGATCGGCCCGGTGGGCACGCCGTCGTCTTCGCCCACGCCCTGATACACGCGCAGCGCCGCCACGCGCACCAGCTCGAGCAGCGCGAGAAAGGTCGCGACGACGAGCGCACGCGAGGGCGGAGCGCCGCTCGGCGCCACGAACAGCTGCTCGAACTCGAGCGAGGCGTCGCTGCTCCCGACCTGATCCATGATCGAGACCATGCGCTCGTAGACCGTCACCTGGTCGGCCTCGACCTCGTGCAGCCCCGGGCCCTGCGGCACGCGCGCGAGCACTTTGCGGAACGCGTCGAGCAGCGCAAGCAACGAGACCTCGATCTCGCGCTCGGCCTCGGGCGTAGGCGCAAGCTCGGCGGCCTGCGCCTTGAACACGTCGCGGCCCTCGCGCGGGAACTCGCCGAGCTTCTCCGCCGCTTCCTTGAAGCGCTCGTACTCGAGCAGGCGCGCCACCAGCTCTGCGCGCGGATCGGGGCCGTCCGACTCCTCACCGTCCTCGCTCGGCGGCAGGATCAGGCGCGACTTGATCCACGCGAGCGTCGCCGCCATCAGCAAGTACTCCCCAGCGACGTCGAGCTGGAGCTCTTGCATCAGGTTCAAGTACTCGACGTACTGATCCGCGACGTCGGCCACCGAGAGCTCGGTGATGTCCATCTCGTTCTCGCGAATGAGATGGAGCAGCAGATCGAGCGGCCCCTCGAAGAGCGACAGCTTGATCGCGCACGTGGCGCTGGACGCGGACCCCACCGCGGCGGACGTACCCGATTCGTGCATGCGAGCTCCGGGAGGCGACGAGACTGCGGAACGGGGGGTGGGTCGCACCCTACCCGATCGCCCTCGCGCCGTCAGGGTTTCCGTCGGTGCCCTTTCGACTTAGCGCGCGTGCTCGCGGCGGCCCTGCGCGCGCCCGCCGCCACTTCGCGCGCGAGCAGCAGCGCTTCGCCGCGCGTCGTCACCTCGCGATCGAGCACGGCAGCGCGAATGCGCGCGATCGCGCGGCCGACCTCCGGGCCCGCGAGCCCGAGCGCGACGAGATCGTCACCGCCGACGGGCAACGCGACGTGGCGGTCGACGCTCGCGTGCCGGTCGATGCGCGCGCGCAGCGGCGCCGGGGCCCATGCGCGCAGTGCGGCGAGCTCCTCCGGTGGAAGCGCCCGCAGCAGCGCATCGCTGGCGCCGCGCCCGCGAGCGCGCGAAAGGTCGCGCAGCGTGACTTCGCGCACGCGCGCGAAAGCCGCGATGCGCGTCGCGACGGCGCCGCGAATCGCGAGGCGCTCGAGCGCGCGGCGCGCGAGCGGCGGCTGCAGCGCGGCGAACCACACCATGAGGCCGATCACCCAGCCGCGCGGCGACGGCTCCGCACCGGTGTCAGCCGCGGCCGCGAGCCTGCGGAGCGCGGGCAGCGCCGACTTGGGCAAGCCGAGGCCCGGCTCGAGCGCGCCGAGTACGTGCCACGCCTCGAGCAGTGCCAGCGCGCGCGGCGAGTCGCCACCCGCGCGCGGCTCGTCGAACAGCTTCTCGAGCTCCGCAGCGAAGCGTTCCCCCGACACCGCGCCGAACGCGCCGCTGCGGAGCGCGTCGCGCAGCGCTGCGCGCGACTCGCGCGCGAGGCGAAGCTCGAAGCGCGCGGCGAGTCGCGCGGCGCGCAGCGCGCGCGTCGGGTCGTCGCGGAAGCTCGCCGCGTGAAACACACGCAGCTCGCCCGCGCGCAGGTCGGCCACGCCGCCACCGGGGTCGACGAGCGCCCTGCCCGCCGCCGGGTTCAGCGGGAGTGCGAGCGCGTTGAGGGTGAAGTCGCGGCGGCGGAGATCTTCCTCGAGCGTGCCGGGCTCGATGTCGGGCAGCGCGCCCGGCGCCGCGTAGGACTCGCGCCGCACCGTGGCGAGGTCGATCGACTCGCCGCCCGCGAGATCGATGCGCACCGTGCCGAAGCGTGCGTGCAGCGTCACGCGATCGCCCGCGAGCGCCGCCTCGTGCGCGAGCGCCGCGGTCTGTTCGCCCACCGCAGCGCCGCCCGGATTCGTCACGGTGAGGTCGGCGTCGCGCAGCGCGCGGCCGAGCATCAGATCGCGCACGGGGCCGCCCACGAGATAGAGCGCCAGCCCGCGCGTCTCCGCCGCGCGTGCGAGCCGCTCCGCGCGTACGCGCACGGCTTCCGGCAGCGCCGCGAGCGCAGTCTCCGCGCTTGCCGTGCGCAGCTCCCTCACCGCCGCGCGCCCGCGCCACGCGGGTGGTGCGTCTCGACCAGCTCGCGCATGCGCCCGCGGCTCACGTGGGTGTAGATCTGCGTCGTCGCGAGGTCGGCGTGACCGAGCATCGTCTGCACCGCGCGCAGATCGGCCCCGCCTTCGAGCAAGTCCGTCGCGAAGGCGTGGCGCAGCACGTGGGGAGAGACGCGCTCCTTCGCGATGCCCGCGCGCGCGGCGAGCGTGCGCAGGCGCGCGAAGAAGTTCTGCCGCGTCATCGGCGCGCCGCGAGCCGTGAGGAACACCGCATCGCAGCGCTTCTTCCCCAACAGCTGCGGGCGCGCGTCGCGCAGGTAGACGCCCAGCGCATCGAGCGCCGGCTCGCTCGCGGGCACGAGGCGCTCCTTGCGCCCCTTGCCGAGCACGCGCAGCACGCCCGCGCGCCGATCGAGCGCAGCGAGCGGAAGCGCCACGAGCTCCGACACGCGCAAGCCCGAGCCGTACAGCACCTCCAGCATCGCCCGGTCGCGCAGGCCCAGCGCGCCGTCGGGCGCGGCCGCCTCGATCAGCGCCGCGGTCTCGTCGGGCCGCAGCGTTCGCGGCAGCTGTCGCGGCAGACGCGGCGACGCGACGCCATCGCTCGCGTCGCGCGCGCAGCGCCCCGTCGTCACGAGGTACTGCGCGAAGCGCCGCACCGAGACGAGCATGCGCGCGCGCGAGCGCGGCCCGAGGCCCTGCGCTTCGAGCGAGGCTAGAAAGCCCGTGACGTGCTCGCGCGCGAGCGCGCGTGGCGTCGTCACGGACTTCCGCGCGAGCAGCTCCGCGAAGCGCGCGAGATCGGCGCCATACGCCTCGATCGTCTTGGGTGCGAGCCCGCGCTCCACCGCGCAGTGACGCAGGAACGCGTCCGTCGCATTCGAGATCGCATCAGCCATGCAGGTGCTGCGGCGCCGCCGCCGGGTCGCCGCCCACGACTGCGAGCAGGTCGCGACGCAGCCGCTCGATCCCGCGCTTGTTGAGCAGGCGCTTCTCGCGCGGAGTCTTCACGTAGAAGCTGTCCGCGGCTTGATCGAGCACGGTGGTCGCCTTCGACACGTAGATCTCGAGGTCGTGCGCGGTGATCGTGCGCGTCAAGTCGTAGAGCAGACCGAGGCGGTCGTCGGCATTGACGTCGATCACCGTGAAGAAGTCCGACACGTCGTTGCGCACCGACACGCTCGGCGGCGTGTGCGATGCGATGCGCTTCGCGCTGCCGGGTGGCCGCGCCTGCTTCGCGATCAGGTCGGCGACCGCGACCTCGCCGCGCAGCACGCGCGCCAGCGAGCTCTCGAAACGCTGCCAGCGCTCCTCGCGGACCTCGTCGTCGCCGGCTGGCGTGCCCACGCGGTAGACCTCGAGCGCGAGGCCGTTCTTCGTGGTGTAGACGTGCGAGCCGAGGATGTTGATCCCCGCCGCGGTGAGACAGCCCGCGACGTTGGCGTAGAGGCCGTGCGCGTCACGCGCGCAAACGATCAGCTCGCTGAAGCCCGCGCGCATGTCGCGCACGGTGCGCGTCACGGTGTGGCGCTCGGGATCGAACTTGAAGAGCGCCTGCGCGTGCCGCGCGATCTGCGGCGGCGTGTGCGAGACGAAGTAACGGCGAGGCATGCGCTCGAAGAACTCGTCGATGCGCGCCGCCGCAACGCCCTCCTCCGCGAGCTCCGCGCGCGCGCCCTCCATGCGCTGCTCGATGCGCCCCTCGATCAGCCCGAGCGCGAGGTCTTGCCCCTCGCCGCCGGCTTCGAGGTACTCGGCGGTGCGCTCGAACAGCTCCCGCAACAACTCCGCGCGCCACTCGGTCCACGCCGACTTCGAGCTGGCGCGCATGTCGGCGAACGTGGCGAGGTAGAGGTTGTGCAGGTTCTCGCGATCACCGCACAGCCGCGCGAACTCGACGATCACCTTCGGATCCGACAGATCGCGGCGCTGCGCCACGTGCGACATCACGAGGTGGTGGCGAATGATGAAGTTCGCGCGCGCGGCGCGCTCCGCGGGCAGCCCGAGCCTCGCGAGGCACTTCTCGCCGAGCTCGGCGCCGATCGCGGAGTGATCGCCACCGAAGCCCTTGCCGATGTCGTGCAGCAGGCAGCCGAGATAGACCATCGGTAGGTCTTGGGTGGTGTGCACGAGCTCGCTGAGGTCCTCGACCAGGCTCGCGTACTTGCCCTGCCAGAGCCGGCGCAGCTCTTCGACGAGGAAGATCGAGTGCACGTCGACCGTGTACGTGTGGTAGACGACGTGCTGCCAGCGGCACACGATGTGGTCCCACTCGGGCAGGTAGCGCCCTAACAAGCCCACGTCGTTCATCGCCATCAGGCTGCGCATCACGCGCCTCGGCGCGGAGAGGATCTGCACGAGCAGGTCGGCCACCGCCGGATCGCGCTGGTAGGCCTCGTCCACGAGATGCAGGTGCTCGCGCAGCATGCGGCGCGCCGCGCGCGAGAGCGGCACGTCGTGCGCCTGCGCGACGGCGAAGGCGAGCAAGAGGCGCAGCGGCTTCTCGCGCAGCAGCGCTGCATGCGGGATCTCGAGCTGGCCGCCGGCGATCTGGAAGCCCTCCTCCACCGCGATCCCCGCCGCCCGCGGCTTCG includes these proteins:
- a CDS encoding CCA tRNA nucleotidyltransferase, encoding MRELRTASAETALAALPEAVRVRAERLARAAETRGLALYLVGGPVRDLMLGRALRDADLTVTNPGGAAVGEQTAALAHEAALAGDRVTLHARFGTVRIDLAGGESIDLATVRRESYAAPGALPDIEPGTLEEDLRRRDFTLNALALPLNPAAGRALVDPGGGVADLRAGELRVFHAASFRDDPTRALRAARLAARFELRLARESRAALRDALRSGAFGAVSGERFAAELEKLFDEPRAGGDSPRALALLEAWHVLGALEPGLGLPKSALPALRRLAAAADTGAEPSPRGWVIGLMVWFAALQPPLARRALERLAIRGAVATRIAAFARVREVTLRDLSRARGRGASDALLRALPPEELAALRAWAPAPLRARIDRHASVDRHVALPVGGDDLVALGLAGPEVGRAIARIRAAVLDREVTTRGEALLLAREVAAGARRAAASTRAKSKGHRRKP
- the glnD gene encoding [protein-PII] uridylyltransferase, with protein sequence MTSAPEIDLYVPLARPGEEASGAALSAGAKNYCVALRAYLAALHGEGATGAAVNAANSDGLDRLIRRLYDVAASAHYAKYGATGARVALVAVGGYARREMSLGSDVDLLILEDDGAEDFCAAVAQHVQTPLWDAGLQVGAAVRTASDSIALAQTDVATQTALLAARFLAGDATLFHELMRAVRERAIPELGDFAERQLAALRERHLRMGESLYLLQPNVKEGAGGLRDYHTAYWVARACERDFRELPDLLYVGFLTEAELREYQHALGFVWRVRNALHLQTKRKSDQMSFELQEQLAGKLGFERDLMSGELPVERFMREYYRCARAIQTHSEIVIEQCLARVRPKPRAAGIAVEEGFQIAGGQLEIPHAALLREKPLRLLLAFAVAQAHDVPLSRAARRMLREHLHLVDEAYQRDPAVADLLVQILSAPRRVMRSLMAMNDVGLLGRYLPEWDHIVCRWQHVVYHTYTVDVHSIFLVEELRRLWQGKYASLVEDLSELVHTTQDLPMVYLGCLLHDIGKGFGGDHSAIGAELGEKCLARLGLPAERAARANFIIRHHLVMSHVAQRRDLSDPKVIVEFARLCGDRENLHNLYLATFADMRASSKSAWTEWRAELLRELFERTAEYLEAGGEGQDLALGLIEGRIEQRMEGARAELAEEGVAAARIDEFFERMPRRYFVSHTPPQIARHAQALFKFDPERHTVTRTVRDMRAGFSELIVCARDAHGLYANVAGCLTAAGINILGSHVYTTKNGLALEVYRVGTPAGDDEVREERWQRFESSLARVLRGEVAVADLIAKQARPPGSAKRIASHTPPSVSVRNDVSDFFTVIDVNADDRLGLLYDLTRTITAHDLEIYVSKATTVLDQAADSFYVKTPREKRLLNKRGIERLRRDLLAVVGGDPAAAPQHLHG
- a CDS encoding site-specific tyrosine recombinase XerD; the protein is MADAISNATDAFLRHCAVERGLAPKTIEAYGADLARFAELLARKSVTTPRALAREHVTGFLASLEAQGLGPRSRARMLVSVRRFAQYLVTTGRCARDASDGVASPRLPRQLPRTLRPDETAALIEAAAPDGALGLRDRAMLEVLYGSGLRVSELVALPLAALDRRAGVLRVLGKGRKERLVPASEPALDALGVYLRDARPQLLGKKRCDAVFLTARGAPMTRQNFFARLRTLAARAGIAKERVSPHVLRHAFATDLLEGGADLRAVQTMLGHADLATTQIYTHVSRGRMRELVETHHPRGAGARR
- a CDS encoding segregation/condensation protein A, yielding MHESGTSAAVGSASSATCAIKLSLFEGPLDLLLHLIRENEMDITELSVADVADQYVEYLNLMQELQLDVAGEYLLMAATLAWIKSRLILPPSEDGEESDGPDPRAELVARLLEYERFKEAAEKLGEFPREGRDVFKAQAAELAPTPEAEREIEVSLLALLDAFRKVLARVPQGPGLHEVEADQVTVYERMVSIMDQVGSSDASLEFEQLFVAPSGAPPSRALVVATFLALLELVRVAALRVYQGVGEDDGVPTGPIRLRRSEEGADEWRRRIAEDPRAVEGL
- the scpB gene encoding SMC-Scp complex subunit ScpB, which produces MERAQQKQLVEALIVAGGEPVSAARLAEIVPGLEASEVAGIVAELTREYEEQGRALEICEVAGGYQLRTSASVAPYLRALHRERALRLTRAALETLAVIAYRQPVTRAEVEHVRGVDAGPVLKSLVDRKLVRIAGHREVPGRPLVYATTKRFLEVFGLLKLDDLPTLREVEELLPPPESAAAVTPLDADTADAIESAPPPGELH